In Miscanthus floridulus cultivar M001 chromosome 8, ASM1932011v1, whole genome shotgun sequence, the sequence gcaggaagggaagcgAAAGGGTGGGCGTACCTGGTGGAGCAAACACAGGCCGACGCCATTCAGCAACACAATAGAAGAAAGAAGAGGAGGGTTCTAGGGAGGGGCTTGGGGAATGAGAATACATTTTAACGGGTGCAATAGAAGCGTGACCTTTGGAAGCAGTTGGAGCTTGGCCGATGCAGCAACCAATGAAAGGAAAACATTTTATGTTCCCTGTTTAGTTTCCAATCCTTGAATTGACATAGTGGCAACAATAGTGGTACTGTTAGGGAAATGAATTTTACATTAATTAGAATGTGTTTGGGAAAATGATAGATTAATAATTATGACCAGTTTGTAGCAGGAAGCCTTACTATGAATTATCAATGTAAGCAAACCCAAGTGATTTTTCATGTATGCGCACCAATAAACTTGAGACCCGTGAAACCCACATAGAAGGAAGAGTGAACAATCATTTTGCCTACACCTAGACAGAAGGCGAAAAGGGCTACTTCAACTTAGTCAAAGATCTGTAGCAAGTTTTTTGTATGGTGACATTCATTTTGCCTGCACCTGGGCAGAAGGCAAAAAAGGGGTAGTTCCATTTAGTCAAAGATCCGCAGTAATTTTGTTGTATGGTGACGTGCAAACTTCTCTCTACGGAGGATGTTATAAGGCACTCTGGAATACCACTTTGCACGAAGGGAAGTGTTGCATCGAAGGCATGAAAGCggatttttttaaaataatgGTTGGCTTATGTAAAATCAAAAATTGTGGATAATACCTAGATACTAATGCACCATTGAAATAGAATTCATGGATGTGCATAGGTACTAATTATAGCACTGAAACACTAAGGGTAGCAAACTAAAATACATAGGTATACTACACTTCTGACAAATATATAACTTACTCGCTGGACCACTCAAAATTGTGCCATAATATAATTCTGAAGAAGATTTGTTAAATATATAAAATAGAGTGAAATTGGTAACACCATAAGATCATGGCACTTCAATTCAGTAGGTGTACCTTTTTAAGTGCACATGCTATGGCGATACAATTCCATTCCCTTGAAATTTGAGATAGAAACCTGCATACTACACATTAAATTGCAGGCAATTAGGAGGACTAAGCATTATTACCTCATGATTAACAGAAGAAGGTAAACCAAGGCCAGCTATATGATGCAGCAAAAGAGAAATGGCTGCAGCAAACCAGGTGCCCAGCGGTGAACCCCTAATTCCGCACAATAAACAAAGCGGAAAGCGTTCCTGTGGCATCAGGCCATTGGTGTAtcaaagaagaatgggaaaaaaatcataaaatatgtTATTCACCTGCTAGCATAAATATCTGTTGGCAGTATAGTCTGACAAAGGTGGCACCTGGGCAAAAATTAGGAGCTGGTAAAATATATATACATTCTGAAGCCAAGGAGTGCATGACCGAAAATGGATTTTTAATAGAATTATAGGAAAGAGTTTAAATTACCAAGGGAATTCTTTTGGGCAATGTAGAACCCAGATTACATTAAAATATCATTTGGCTACAGTTAACTGCCATCTAGTATTCTAAAGAACACATTTGTTTCAGTTAACTGCCATATATAGGCAACCATAGTAGTTTACCTGAACCAGTTCAGCAAAGATTCTTCTTTTCAACAAAAGGAACATATGAGTCTGATTCATGAGAAAAGTAGCAATAACAAATGCCCCAACTTTCATAAACGGATGCTTTAATGAAAAGCGAAAAAAAGGAAACATATCCTGCCAACATTGGTTGGCTTAGCATTGCTGGTGGTTCGTCCAGCTAGGTTGGAATGCAAAAATCTAGAAGAGCACTGTAACATATGAAAGGTGTACAACTGTGAACTTCGTAGTTTTATTGCTTGTGCATAAGTACAGACAGGGAACGACAACAGTTGAAGATTGCTCATAAATGTGGGATGAATTCGTTCGATTCAGAAATGAATGATGGTAAAAGAACACAGCACAGATTGTGCACAATATATAGACAATCCATGACATCTCGCTGCACAGAGGCATTAGATGTTTACAAATTGCATAGGAAGATAAGAGTTGTTGACTAATCAGGCCCTGAAGTTACCTGAGAGTAATTCATTCTGCAGCTCTGATTCTGAACCCTAAAACTGCAAATGGCAAATACCTCAAGCCTGCAGGAAACATGTCGATAAGAGTGGGATTATCATAAGAAGATTAAGAATAGGCTGTAAACAAATTGCAACCTGCATGTGCCCACATGCTGCCTTTAGTGCTCTGGATCCCTAAGCTCATGCTGAGTTTTAGACGAAACCATTTGGCTGCAGAAGTAATTACTATGATGAAATGGCTACACAATAGGCTGGAGGTAAGTATCTCATTCTTGGGTAATCAATGTTACTCCACTGCACCAAAAATAGAAGGAAACTGATAAGAGTTTGAATCAATGCGAGAACAACATGACAGAACTTACTCCCTAAACAGATCGAGGAAGCATTGCGAAGAACAAAGGACTTATATTTTACTCACAAAGCTACCATAAATAATTAGTGCTCCTAGAAACTACCCCCAACATGCATCTGTATTGGCtgaattttttctctttttctcttaATTGGAACTCTTTGAAGTGAGAACCATGAGATGAATCAAAACTAAATGCAAAGAAGACAAATCACAATTTGCTTGTCAAATTATTCCGTGAACTCACATATTTGTTCTCCACGATTGCAAGCTGGACAGTAGGAACCCAAAACTGCAGCAGACATCGCATTCTCCTATCTAACAAACGTAGCACCTTGCCCTTTGTAGTGACCCTTGGTGTCCACCTCCGAACCTACAATTTTAGCAGACATAGGATTCTCCTCTATACATATACAAGAATAATACATCGGTAGTCAGTGAACGTATATGAACCAAGGGCAAGTAGACAAGGAAATTGTTATGTACCTTTGCATCGTCCAAAACAACATCTATATGTGGTATCAGACTATCATCAAGTGAGTGGTATCCCCGTATCCCATCTTATTAAGACACATAGACAATTTGCTGCTTGCCTTGGTTGCTGATGTAGCATTGGAAGGAGATCGTTGGTGCCTCCAAAATACACAAAACAGAATAGGTAGAAAGAGATGCCAAAAAACAGGAATAACCAATTGACCAAGCTAAAAAGAGATGCAAAAAATAGAGTGGTGAGCGCTATAAAAATAGGATATACAATCGCAGCGCCTAGATAAATCAAAGAAAACTGTGAGATAAATAATAGTAATTCCCAGTGGCATTTGTCTTGTAAAGGTTTGTAAAATTTCTGTCATAGCAATCGAAAAGGTCAGTTTTTTTTGTATGAAGACAAGATCTTTAGAGGCCTCAGGAACATGGCTATGATCATTTGTAAATCCGCTTGGAGCCTCAAGGCAAGCTGACAAATGGACCACTCTCAGAAATTGCATAATATAAGTGACAGCTCATGCCCAGTACCTCACAAGTGACTAAACATCAGATCATATCCTTGAGCAATGGGTATATAATTGTCATCACAGGCTGAAGAAAGGGAAAAACTGCATAATAAAAAAAAGACATTGCCAAATTAGTAGTCGTTATAGAACTGTGTCTTTGTAGAAGGTCTGGGTAAGTAACTGTGGAGCAACAAATTATCTGGGACAAAAAATTGTGCGGAAAGCATCTAACGGCATAACTCAAATTTAAACAATTGGTCTGACCATTTGACGAGGTTTCCTTAACTAAGTACGAAATAACAATTTGAAGAATCCAACATATACGTACAACAACATTTTAGAAAATAGTACctggcatgcatggattttaaagACTAACACGGAACTGAAAGCAAAAAGGAGCTAGGAGAGAAGCAAGGCAGCACCTGCGTCTGTACTGGCTGGATTTGAAGCTGGGCCGGAGGCTTCTGACGGGAGCAGGCCACGCCGAGGGGTACCCGCATCGTCGGGTACCGACGGGGCCCGGTCGAGCCGTTGCGCCACGAATCGCGGGCGGCGTTCCTGACATTGGCACCGACCATTGCACGTCCGTGGAGGAGAGAGGATTCTGGGGGAGGAGGCATCAAATGAGGGAAGAGAAGAAGAGGACTACGTACCGGTAGATGTGGCCGCGGAGCAGAACCACTGGCGCGGCCGATGATGAAGTGTCAAGCTAGGGTTTCGTCGAGGCCACGCGGATCGACGTCAGGAGGCAGCGCCGAGGAGCCAGGGGGCAGCGGCGCCTGCAGCCAGCGGCGAGGATCCACtgcgccgtgccgtgccgtgccagaaCGCAGCGACCGCCGGGGCCCTTCCGAACGGCCGTGCCGCACACCGGGGGTGCCGCCGACCTGGCCGCGCACAGGGCGTGGAGGCTGCCGCGTTTGGGCCCAGCCTCTGCGCCGGCACGCCGAGAGAGAGTGAGAGGAAGGAGAGGCGCGGTCGGGGGCAGGGGCGCGAGCGCAAGCGGCGACGGCCTGCTGCGGGAGGAGCCGGGGAGGACGacggggaggaaggggaagaggtaAGGTGGAGACCGGTTTTTTTTTGTTGTCTCTCGAAGGATCACGAAGCGAAATCAGAAGGCCGCGTATATATTTGGTGGGCCGGCTCCGGAGCAAAAGCCGCACAACACTGAGGGAAGTTGAGAAAAGCAGATGAAAGCCACGAAGGAGCTGCAGAAGCCGCTTCCAGCCGAATCCGCTCCGGACAACCGCGGCCACACGATCGAAGATCTAACGGCTGAAAATAATTCGGGCGACGTGGACGTTGGTTCTGTCGGAGGAGCATGTCCGGCTTGTGTAGGTAAATTGATGTACATGTGGCTCGTATATCTCCAACAGAACAAAGTgcggacatcttttggtgtgacattTGTTTTGATTCGTCCGTCTGCACACGCCTACGATCCCATAAtatcttaattactgattgatcgtgcCATTATCCTTGATTGGATATTGCCtgccatgtgatagaggaatcacggcaaaataggaagtagaaaattattgtgctatccatatacacattgcatgtttgcatgcaccagcatatatggcaacgagcaaaaggaaagataattaacacagaaggaaagagaattaagacagaaggaacatctttgcatttctgagaaccttgccaaatctgcctacatttaattacttcccctctttgcatttgcaaaagggacaactttttcctcctttcatttggtttcacgctcacgtgttccatcgccctcgcttgctatttcttgcgtgaaccataggTGATGTTATCTGTCTTCtatggctcagcctcccaatcctaagagaaggtccctacctctccctgactggagatccggcctgccagaggatctcctcgagtccatcgggcagtgtctcgcgtcaggccacgacgcggTGTCctccgatccgcttgctccccatggcgcgccgccgtctcgttcgcgaccttcgggccgctcctgTTGCTCCCGTTCGATCCCGACTcggaccgcgtcggcttctactgcgtcccggagaaggtcttgtccaagacgctgcctgacgtgcgcggcaaggtggtgtgcggctcctcgtgtgggtggctggcgctcatggacgaggtGGCGTCCatgacgctgctgaatccattcgccggTGCCGTGCCCCCCCTCCCCCCCGTGTTGAGCTCCCGCCAACAGGCGAACACGTCACGGCGGCGTCCTCATTGgaacgcgtgtctagggtccacggccggtgggtcctccatcccaccaacagCTATGGGGACGCGGATGCtgcaggcagagccatcaagctagaagacatgagggacgtgttcttccgtgagatcgtgctctcggcgccACCTGACGTCGCCGGccgcgagtgcgtggccatggccatgcttgggtgctctacggaggtcgcgttctaccgggttggagtcgacagcgcatggacgctgctcgacaccaaactagagttctCCATGGGatccatcgtccactgccaagacaagttcttggcgatcgactgcactggagaaatctctgtctgcagcagcaacgccgccggcgctactctaaccgcgacgctgctgccatcgctgtcgccacctgcggggctctgccACCGCAGCTACCTTGAATCAAACGGTaagctgcacattgtgggtgccatggtgagcatgttccacgagacacagagcttcacctacagcagcgcgatctacaagtgcaacctccatgACCGTACGCCAGAGTGGTCCAGgatgagggacatcggtgatcagacactgttcgtgtctaaacatttcaatgaaagcttcagcgGAACAAGTGcatccaagtacaaggagaacaaaatctacatgtctgagccattgtatgggaATCCATACGACTTGATCCATCGACTGGAGATcattgatattgctaccggcgcatccaaagtgaagcccgtccaggaaaagatgcagggttccgaggctctaggttggattcgacccaatctctggaagctctagagtttgtgagcctgcgacgccgcgcactccgtgactgtgttaaattcataaactttgcttttttggattaaatgtcactttaacgttggtatttaatttaacagtattgttatcttatcgtgcgatccgtgtattttttgtataaattgttagttattccgtagcaacgcacgggcacgctacctagtacttTAGTCAAATCCTAAACATTGCGGTTTCATAGGTATATGGAGGCAGAGACTGACCATGGATGGTTCGGTGACAGACACACTCTTGGAACAAGTAAGAGCGTGTGCTTGGATAAGCATAGCTTGCATGAACACTGACCGAGCAAAGAGGCCAAATACAGAGGTCATAATGGATATCCTTGCTCAAACAGAAATTAGGGATAAGGTGGAAAAGAGCTCGAGTGCGATGCCTGTAGCAAAGGTAAGCTTACTCATGGATAATAGCATGCTACCATTAACTTTTCTAAACTTCATTCAGTACATCTCAATTTTCATTTTTCTTTGGTCTGGGTTGGTGGATGAAGCCATTGTCTGTTGAGGAAGAAAAGGCTGGCAAGGTACCACAAGGTTTAAAGGTGAGTTCTCCCCTACTTAAGTATTTTGAGGTGAGAGATTCCTGGCGCTCGCATATAAGTTTGAAAAATTCTGGTGTAGGCTAGAAAGAGTAGAAAGGTAATTCAATATCATTTTGAACTAAAAAATCTGAAAAGGCTATGGACATATTATTTCCTTCATTATATATGTGGCAGTGAGCCATTGAGTTCCAACTTTGAGCTGTTGAGACTTCTACAGTATAGTTGTGGAGGGAGATTGGATCCAACAATAGTAGGGGAGTTTCTCTCGTCTTGGGATAACCCTTGGGGTGCATAATGGTCTCTCCCCATTTGAGCCAACAGTGGTACCACATCCCAGCTATAGTCTCCTAGGCTGTTTGGAAACTAAGGTTGTTAAGGCTTGGTGAGCTGTGTGAGGTTTGTCAGGGCTAAGAAACACCGATGTGTGATGGTAAATTGGACTGGGCTGTGAGGCTGGTCAATACTTTAAGGGACATCAATGTGTGGGACACTAAATTTGTGACGAGAAACTTGTTAGAATAATTTCATGTTGGTGGTGGATTAAGAGTTGGGAATTTTTCTTAATATCATTTACTCTGGCAACTACAAAAATAATTTAAGGATTGATGAAGTTTTAGATATAATATCAAGTAATGAAAATGCATTTTTCCCAATTGAAACAATGAAAATCGGACATATCCTCAGTCAAGATTCCCCTTTTGATCAGCTGGATAGCTGAAAACTTTGTAATAAAACTGGTCTGTGCTTATGCAGATGCTAGATACATCTTCATTTCTAAATTCTAATACCAGTATAGTGAAGATGTAAAATACATTTAATCTTTGCCATATGGTTTGGCGAAAAATAGTCCATCCACAGGTGATTTCTTGAAAAAGTTGCAACTCTTTCATATAATCTAAGATGAAAATAACTATACGAAAATTGTAGCAGTCAAcacaatctacaactttgtagatgactacTTTTAACTTAAGGCCATTTTGATGACCACAAAGTGGTTATAGATAATATCTGATATTCATAGCATTTTTTTAGACATAAAAAATGGAAAAAATAGTATTTAGAGCTGAACTTTGTAGCCACTTTTTCGACATCAAAGTTGCTTTAAATTAAAATGTTCAGCTACAAATCTGTAGATCGCATCATAGGTGTAGAGTTGGAAACCAAAGCTATGTTTCTATGCAAAGTTTTTATAGGGGCATGGAAAACTACTATAGTTTTCCAAAGCACTTTAGTTTGGAAAGTCACGGGTATAACAAACCATGTAGTGTTGTAATTGGTATTATTTAAACTGTAGTATCTTTTAAACCTTTTTAATTAAACCATAGTTTACGTGTCTCTTGATTTTGACAATATGCGGTCGCGTTAGATTTCCTGATTCTTCTTCTTGTCCGTATTTTTGCAGCAAAAGATCGTGATCAAGGTGACTATAAGAGCCGGGCTAAGGCCGTGGCACTGGCGGCCCGGTGTGGAGGTACGCATAATAGCACTCCCCTACCACGTTAGTCTCCTGTCTGTTAGTGTTGGAAGAATGGGTCACAAACATTGCATCTGGGGCAGGGGTGGAATCGGTGGCGCTCACAGGCGATGCCAGGGACCGGCTGGAGGTGGTCGGTAACGGCGTTGACCCGATCGCATTGGTCAGCGCCCTCCGCAGGAAGTTAGGGCACGCCCAGCTCTTGGAGGTGGGGGAATACAAGAAGGGTAGTAGGGCCCTGAACGAGCTCTCGCAGCCAATGGCTCAGGCTTATATGTGTCCTTGTCCTTGTCCTTATCCTTGTCCTTATCCTTATCCATCACCACAGTATGAAGAATCATCCGATAATTGCTCAGTCATGTAAGGGCCGGCCTGCTTGGTGGCGCGGCTCTCTCATCTCAGCCCCGCCTTCACCACTACTTCCTCGATTTGTCCATTTTTGAGTGTCGCTATGGTATATATACCGGTcaaaagtttattatgaaaaaagATTCAATGAtccatctaataatactaattatatacaataaatattaatattttgttgtatatatttggttaaaattGAGTATGTTTGATTTTTCGGAAAATAAGAACAACGGTGAAAACggggaacggagggagtactgtgCAAACTGCTCCTAGTTGAAGCCAAAACTGGCTTCACCAGAAATCACTGCCTCCTAAGAGCCTCTTTGGCAGGCTCCTGCAGGGGCTTCAGCTCCGGCTCTtgcaggagctgtgccaaacgccTGTTTTGGAAAGAGCTCCGTatggggagccggtcaagagccggagccattttttgcctgTGCAGGAAAAGCCTCAAAAACGAGCTTAGcgcggctccttgctgtgggttcacgtcgtctagtgtgAAGGAGCCGTTGTGCCAAACGTTTTctagaacggcttcagctcctccagatGAACTGCTCCTTCAGAGAAGCCAGAGCCGaagccattttcagaggagccagagccctgccaaacagaccCAAAAATAGGTACAAGAGGGAACTTTCAGCTGGCGTGAAGAAACAATCCATTCCTAAGAGAGACACATAGCAAAGGGTTGCCCAAGCAAATATAATATATATCATACAGTTTATTATGTGGTCACTTGAAGGACATACGAATTTGGATATTTATCGGTCGCATGATGCATTTCAATTCGCCTTGGAGCCGGACTTGATATCATAGTTGTCGCGTGCTTCTCTAACTAGTATAATCATGGGAGGTTTATATATTTGTGCAATAATGAACACGTCAAGTTCTGATTTGTCATGAAATCAGACTCCGTATCGTGTTTGGGCATGCTGCTCTAACTCGTATAAGCACGAGAAAGAGGAAATACCCTGGAAACGTTAATATT encodes:
- the LOC136469063 gene encoding uncharacterized protein produces the protein MRDVFFREIVLSAPPDVAGRECVAMAMLGCSTEVAFYRVGVDSAWTLLDTKLEFSMGSIVHCQDKFLAIDCTGEISVCSSNAAGATLTATLLPSLSPPAGLCHRSYLESNGKLHIVGAMVSMFHETQSFTYSSAIYKCNLHDRTPEWSRMRDIGDQTLFVSKHFNESFSGTSASKYKENKIYMSEPLYGNPYDLIHRLEIIDIATGASKVKPVQEKMQGSEALVIP